A genomic region of Anopheles coustani chromosome 3, idAnoCousDA_361_x.2, whole genome shotgun sequence contains the following coding sequences:
- the LOC131265729 gene encoding esterase E4-like has protein sequence MGSGLVYLRLLTIFVSLLYAQLAFVAADHVGTNSAECTVQLGPQSTAQGVPNITFNGVQFCEYLGIRYAKPPVGLLRFADPVFEKPEGHNNYTAYGNKCPQYENISKQTSVIGAEDCLVLNIFTTVNNMNSRDSSATRVRARARRVLLPVMVLIHSGSHVIGSGEVHGVDLLMENDVIVVTINYRLGVIGFLKDEKNNITGNYGLKDQLVALQWIQRYVSYFGGDPNRVTVMGHSAGAGDLSHHLYSDRARGLFQGAILLSGSMLAPWAMLYEGEKCMDNYVRDLNVSTLQELRGKAFDELFLAYDRLRHCFAFAGMLYPCFLPTLEDHPDDEASYFKKSPHQLVRTKAPHAMPMLMSETSTEVELMLKHMPAFWKGNNYPNNRRREHMQEISEMLENIGIKVVSEGLEDSPSQFYRKMASMANLHYPIKRLLKETAQRLDTEQVYYLRFQFDGKFGEYKNKIFAHYVDNSVYGAIHGDDLGYIFSPFNLKEALENPNKFRRELSVHIKTVELIANFVKYGNPTPKRSKLSDLVWPSYSESRNQTQYLNIDDEFQVRNVEDRRNIYFMIWRIIYECLYYEQCEAIAKLRQLSTGNNTVLNWMNFLNK, from the exons ATTTAATGGAGTGCAATTTTGTGAATATCTTGGTATTCGGTACGCAAAGCCTCCCGTTGGGTTGCTTCGATTTGCA GATCCAGTGTTCGAGAAACCAGAAGGTCACAACAACTACACTGCGTACGGGAACAAATGCCCACAGTATGAAAACATCAGCAAGCAGACATCCGTGATCGGAGCAGAGGACTGTCtggttttgaatattttcacaacAGTGAACAATATGAATAGCCGTGATAGTAGTGCTACACGTGTACGAGCACGCGCTCGGCGCGTCTTGCTCCCAGTGATGGTGTTAATCCATAGTGGTAGTCATGTGATCGGTTCCGGCGAAGTTCATGGCGTCGATTTGcttatggaaaat GATGTGATCGTAGTAACGATCAACTATCGACTTGGAGTGATTGGATTTTTGAAGGATGAAAAGAACAACATCACGGGAAACTATGGACTGAAGGATCAACTCGTGGCTCTCCAGTGGATACAGCGCTATGTTAGCTATTTCGGTGGTGATCCCAATCGTGTCACGGTTATGGGACAcagtgctggtgctggtgatcTCTCCCATCACCTGTATAGCGATCGGGCTCGAGGGTTGTTTCAGGGAGCTATTCTTCTAAGCGGCTCGATGCTAGCACCTTGGGCGATGCTTTACGAAGGCGAAAAATGCATGGATAATTATGTGCGAGACCTCAACGTGTCGACACTGCAAGAGCTTCGTGGGAAAGCATTTGATGAGTTGTTCCTGGCATATGACAGACTTCGGCACTGCTTTGCCTTTGCCGGTATGCTCTACCCATGTTTCCTTCCGACGTTAGAGGATCACCCCGACGATGAAGCGTCATACTTCAAGAAGTCCCCTCACCAGCTCGTTCGAACGAAGGCTCCACATGCGATGCCGATGTTGATGAGTGAAACCTCCACCGAGGTTGAGCTCATGCTAAAGCATATGCCGGCATTCTGGAAGGGCAATAACTACCCCAACAATCGACGTCGTGAGCACATGCAGGAGATTTCAGAAATGTTGGAGAACATTGGTATCAAGGTGGTCTCGGAAGGATTAGAAGACTCACCGAGCCAATTCTATCGCAAGATGGCAAGCATGGCCAACTTGCATTATCCTATCAAACGGTTACTGAAGGAGACTGCGCAACGGTTGGACACCGAGCAGGTTTACTATTTACGCTTTCAGTTCGACGGAAAGTTTGGAGAATACAAGAACAAAATATTTGCTCACTACGTGGACAACTCGGTGTACGGTGCGATCCACGGAGACGATCTTGGCTACATTTTTAGCCCTTTTAACCTGAAGGAGGCACTAGAAAATCCGAACAAATTCCGCCGTGAGTTATCGGTGCACATCAAAACGGTAGAGCTGATAGCCAATTTCGTTAAATATGG AAACCCGACACCGAAACGCAGTAAACTGTCCGACCTCGTCTGGCCTTCTTATAGCGAGTCACGGAATCAAACGCAATACCTGAACATAGACGACGAGTTTCAAGTGCGAAATGTCGAAGATCGACGAAATATTTACTTCATGATTTGGCGAATCATTTATGAATGCCTTTACTACGAACAATGTGAGGCCATCGCGAAACTCCGTCAGCTTTCAACAGGGAATAATACAGTTCTGAACTGGATGAACTTCCTGAACAAATAG
- the LOC131265739 gene encoding pyrethroid hydrolase Ces2a-like: MGSGLVYLRLLTIFVSLLYAQLAFVTADDVEKTSAECSVQLGPQSTAQGVRNSTFNGVQFCEYLGIRYAKPPVGLLRFADPVFEEPEGHNNYTAYGNKCPQFDDINEQTSVAGAEDCLFLNIFTTVNNTTSRDGSDRIVMLPVLVFIHGGSHVVGSGEVHGVDLLMENDVIVVTINYRLGVFGFLKDEKHNITGNYGLKDQLVALQWIQRYVSYFGGDPNRVTVMGHSAGAGDLSHHLYSDRARGLFQGAILLSGSMLAPWAMLYEGEKCMDNYERDLSASTLNELREQSFEEFFLKDNRLRHTFAFSSMFYPCFLPTLEDHPDDEASYFRQSPHKLVRTKAPHPMPMLMSETSTEFELMLKHVTAFWMSNNYPNNRRRELKQQIAEIFENISIWVVSQGLEDSRGQFYRKMASMANLHHPIKRLLSEFVQRLDVEKVYYLRFQFDGKFGEYKKKIFAHYVDNSVYGAIHGDELGYIFSPYNMKEALGNRSEFRRELSVHIKTVELITNFVKYGNPTPKRSKLSDLVWPSYSELRNQTQYLNVDEEFQVREVEDRRNIYFMIWQIVYECLYYEQCEALTKLRQLSERYTDENAVRSEEYPDELAEQLKDYFT, encoded by the exons ATGGGTAGTGGTTTAGTTTATCTTCGATTACTTACGATATTTGTCAGTCTTCTGTACGCTCAGCTTGCATTCGTGACTGCAGATGACGTTGAAAAGACCTCAGCAGAGTGTTCCGTTCAGCTGGGACCTCAATCCACTGCTCAAGGTGTACGAAATAGTACATTTAATGGAGTGCAATTTTGTGAATATCTTGGTATTCGGTACGCAAAGCCTCCCGTTGGGTTGCTTCGATTTGCA GATCCAGTGTTCGAGGAACCAGAAGGTCACAACAACTACACTGCGTATGGGAACAAATGCCCACAGTTTGATGATATCAACGAGCAGACATCCGTAGCCGGAGCGGAGGACTGTctgtttttgaatattttcacaacAGTGAACAACACGACTAGTCGAGATGGTAGCGATCGGATCGTCATGCTCCCAGTGTTGGTGTTCATCCACGGTGGTAGTCATGTCGTCGGTTCCGGCGAAGTTCATGGCGTCGATTTGcttatggaaaat GATGTGATCGTAGTAACGATCAACTATCGACTTGGTGTGTTTGGATTTTTGAAGGATGAAAAGCATAACATCACGGGAAACTATGGACTGAAGGATCAACTCGTGGCTCTCCAGTGGATACAGCGCTATGTTAGCTATTTCGGTGGTGATCCCAATCGTGTCACGGTTATGGGACACAGTGCAGGCGCTGGCGATCTCTCCCATCACCTTTATAGCGATCGGGCTCGAGGGTTGTTTCAGGGAGCTATTCTTCTAAGCGGCTCGATGCTTGCACCTTGGGCGATGCTATACGAAGGCGAAAAGTGCATGGATAATTATGAGCGAGACCTCAGCGCGTCGACACTGAACGAGCTTCGTGAGCAATCATTTGAGGAGTTTTTCCTGAAAGATAACAGACTTCGGCACACATTTGCCTTCTCCAGTATGTTCTATCCATGCTTCCTTCCGACGTTAGAGGATCATCCCGACGATGAAGCGTCATACTTCAGACAATCTCCTCACAAGCTCGTTCGAACGAAGGCTCCACATCCGATGCCGATGTTGATGAGTGAAACCTCCACCGAGTTCGAGCTCATGCTAAAGCATGTGACAGCTTTCTGGATGAGCAATAACTACCCCAATAATCGACGTCGTGAACTGAAGCAACAGATCGCggaaatttttgaaaacattagtATCTGGGTGGTCTCGCAAGGGTTGGAAGACTCCAGGGGCCAATTCTATCGCAAGATGGCAAGCATGGCCAACCTGCACCATCCTATAAAACGGTTGCTGAGTGAGTTTGTGCAACGGTTGGACGTCGAGAAGGTTTACTATTTGCGCTTTCAGTTCGACGGAAAGTTTGGAGAATacaagaagaaaatatttgCCCACTACGTGGACAACTCGGTGTACGGTGCGATCCACGGAGATGAGTTAGGCTACATTTTTAGCCCTTATAATATGAAGGAGGCACTAGGAAACCGTAGCGAGTTCCGCCGTGAACTATCGGTGCACATAAAAACGGTAGAACTTATAACCAATTTCGTGAAATATGG AAACCCGACACCGAAACGCAGTAAACTATCCGACCTTGTCTGGCCTTCGTACAGCGAGTTACGTAATCAAACGCAATACCTGAACGTAGACGAAGAGTTTCAGGTGCGGGAAGTCGAAGATCGACGAAATATTTACTTCATGATCTGGCAAATCGTATATGAATGCCTTTACTACGAACAATGCGAAGCCCTCACGAAACTCCGCCAGCTGTCGGAGAGGTACACGGATGAAAATGCTGTCCGCAGTGAAGAATATCCTGATGAACTTGCGGAGCAGCTAAAAGATTACTTTACTTAG